The Aspergillus oryzae RIB40 DNA, chromosome 5 genome segment TCGAAAACCTTTTCACCAAATCTATATGCTCTAAAAGTCAAGTCATCAAAAAGGAACATAACATCTACCGGCAAGTGTAGCCACCATCGACAACAATATCCGAACCCGTCGTGTAGGTGCTTGCATCGCTGGCAAGATACAAATAGACACCCTTGAGCTCTCTGGGATCGGCGTCACGCTTCATCGGGGTCAGGCTGTAccattcctccttcatctcaaTGGGGCAGTCGCCACTGATAGGGGTGTCGATGTATCCCGGGCTGACAGAGTTTACCCGAGCGAAACTAGCCCACTCGACGGCCAAAGACTTAGCCAGGTGGATAACACCAGCCTTGCATGCATTGTAACAGGCCTAGAGAGTACCCAGTCAGTTGTCTGTGCGGAGCTGAAGTGTGGTAAGTGATTAAATGAACATACCTGCTGCTGAGGGACATTGGCGGCGTGACCCGACATGGACGCAGTGAAGATCATGTTGCCCGAGCCCTGCTTGCGGAAGATCTCTCCAGCCACACGCGCGCAGTAGTAGGCACCCGAGAAGTCGATATCCACTACACGGTGCCAATCCTCAAGACGGTCATCAAGACCACCTGCCTTGGAAGGGATTCCAGCATTGGCAATCATCACGTCCAAGCGCCCGAAGTCTGCAACAACAGCTTGGGTAGCAGCCTCAACCTGTACAATATCATTGTTAATTTCAATGTACCAAACAGCAATGCAATAATGGTAGTGTCGCTGCATACCTCATTGAAGTTCTGGACCGAGCACTTGTACGCCTTGCACTTCACGCCGAAGTCCTTGGCAATTGTCGCGGCCCGGTCATCAGCCTGGCCGGAGCTGTTGTACCAGAGGGCGACATCAGCACCAGCTTCAGCTAGTGCCCGACCGACTTCGTATCCAATACCACCCGAGCCACCAGTAATGATAACGACCTTGCCGTGCATGTCGAACATCTTGAACACGCTGTCCGGCAGCGTGGGGTTAGGCCAACGGATACTCTTCTGTGCAGCAGCCATTTTGTGAGGTAATTTAATGTCGGAGTCAGGAAAAGCTTTTAAAAGTGcgtgttgaagatggaaacAACCAACAATATTGGTTTTCTGCAGTGTGACTTCTCTTTACATCCATCCGGCCTCAGTAGGATATTTTATACCCTCGATCATTCTCCAAGGTCCACGGTAACGCCCACTAGGACTGTGAAGTCCATCGCGGACTCTGAATCCATATCTCCCACTTCGCATGTCACTGTCCGTCATCCCGGCTCCGTGACCCACGCGAGGAAATCCTGGAGTCGGGATGGCGTCTCCCATTATCATCCGAGACCGGACATGGCAGTCCGCTGGAAACGGCCCCGCCTGTCCGTTCCATCTCTAAGCTCGATTCGGCGATAGACACGAGTCAAGCCACACGCATCTTCGGCACTAAAAAAGGCTCAGTTAACTCTGCTAGTAATGCTTTAGCCGGTTTACCCCCGCATGCTGCTGCCAGTTAAAGTTTCTGGGGTAGTCTCAGCCCCGGTCACGGGCTATGGCCAACCCTGAGCCTGCCGTATCAGCGACGTTAGATGGAGATGGGGCCATCCCTACACAATGCCTTGGTCAATGATGTAGCCTCCATCcatttatttatataccCGTAAATCGGACTGGTTCGCGCACGCCCTAAATGAATCTGACCCTTGTCTGGCTTCACATCACAACTATTAGGCCATTATGAAGGACCAAGATATTGTTGGAGAGGCACTCGCTGCCGTTCTCCCTCAGCATGACAAGCCCTGGTTCAGGGTACCCCATCTTCTAAagctcaatctcatcctGCTGGTTCCATTATTATCGTCGGCTGTTGCGGGATACGATGGTACGTGCCAGATCGCTCTCCTGGAGATGCAAAGCAACTAATACGAAGGGTTGTAGGTTCGCTGATGAACGGATTGCAATCTATCCCTGAGTGGAAAAGATATTTCGGAAACCCAACTGGTTCTATTCTCGGCGTCGTGAATGCAGCCCAATCCATTGGAAGCGTGGTGTCTTTGCCGGTCGTGGGATGGCTTTCTGACAGACTTGGCCGACGCTTGACACTGTTGCTAGGCTCATTAACCATCGTGGCATCTTCTGCGATTCAGGCTGCCTCTGTTAAGTATGGCATGTTTGTGTTCTCACGGGTGCTGGTCGGTGTTGGATCCATGCTTGTAGTTCAGCCGGCCCCTATGCTTATCACAGAGCTGGCATATCCTACCCATCGTGGAAAGTATACCAGGTATGTCATTCGGAAAAACGGACAAAGGATAAATGCATCGTGCGCTGACACAGATTCCTTCATCAACAGTGCCTTTTGGACGATGGATTACTTGGGCGCCATTCTGGCCTCGTGGACTTGTTACGGGACACAGAGAAACATGACAGACGACTGGACATGGAGGATACCATCTATTATCCAGGCAGGATTCCCCATTGTCCAGATATTATTCTGGTGGTGCGTTCCGGAATCTCCACGGTATGACCTGTTGCAGTGGCCAACCACTGGCCTATATGGTAGAAGAAGTGCTTGTTCTAACACTCCCTGTAGATGGCTCATCGCGAACGATCGACgtgaagaagcagaacaatTACTCGCTCGTTTTCACACCGACGGAGACGTCAACCACCCGTTGGTTCAATTCGAAATGTCAGAGATCATCCACACTCTCTCGATGGAGGCTCGAGCATCTCAAGTACCATGGTCGACCCTGGTCAAGACGCCTGGGAATCGAAAGAGAACATTCATTGCGATCTGCGTCGGAGCTTTCGCTCAGTGGAACGTTAGTTAATCTGTCCTTTCGTTGTCTCTTACCCTGACTCGCACTAACCATCATCTCCCTCCTTACATAGGGTGTCGCTGTCGTATCGTATTACCTCacccttgtccttgacacCGTCGGAATAACCGATTCCGATACACAAACCCTGATCAACGGCTTACTACaagtcttcaacttcatcgcAGCAGGAAGTGCAGCCTTGCTGGTAGACCGGCTCGGTCGACGAACCCTATTCCTCTGGTCCGCCGCAGGAATGCTGGTCTCGTTTGTGATATGGACCGCCTGCTCCGCTGTCTTCGACACCAGCCAAGCCGCCCCGCTCGGAAACACTGTGATTGCCTTCgttttcatcttctacttCCATTATGACATCGCATACACCCCTCTTCTGCTGGGCTACCCCACTGAAATCTTCCCTTACTCAATCCGAAGCAAGGGCGTGACGACAACACTGTTGTCTGTGTACTCCTCACTGGTCATCCTTGCGTTCGTCAACCCAATCGCGTTGGAGAATATCGGATGGCattattatattttcttttgctgcttTGACCTCCTCGTTCTTGCTGTGACTTTCTTCATGTTCCCCGAGACAAAGGGTCACTCGCTTGAGGAAATTGCGCAGATTTTCGATGGGCCGTCGGCGGGAACGGGCGGGCTTGAGGTCGGCAAGAAGGATTATGATGAGACTATCACACGGGAACATGCCGAGTATGCTGGCTAAAGGCCTCTAGCTCTCACAAGGTCACCTGTCTGTCGGGTGGTGCTAGACCTAGCGTCAGGATTCAGAAAATCGGTAAATGTTCGTCGTTTCTTTTCATAGCGGTGTATATTGCTTTTTGATATGTAAATCAAGTTGAGGGCGTCACACACTAGGCAACAGAGCTGAGGTGCGTTGATCAAGCCGCTTATCTGGTAATCTATAGCTTTCTTCCAATCATTCTAGATACTCTTTTTGTGCTGTTTAAGCGGTGGGCAGTTATGGCGTGCTTCAGATTACAGATCAATTTCATTTAACCTGGCTATTTCGATCCACACTTGGGTAATTTTGCCAAATATTGTTGACTTGCTGAGACTATGACCATCATCCTAGATTGTCTCGAGGACCTTAAAGCATCAGCTTTTGCTGTTATAATATGTAATCAGGCACTCAATGAGATCGTCTCCATTAGACTAGTTGTTCTTCACCCACTTCTTTATTTCATAAATAATGCGCTCTCTGAGACAATTCGCGTATGGAAATACACCTCAGGCCAGATTCTAGGTGAGTTTGTGTTCATATCGTTTTTCCCCGTTCTTTGATTACTCCTGATGAAGCTATTATGCTTATcttgttgaacttgatcACACGAAGTATGTCCACGATTGAGTTACTTGGATCCGTCATCATGACTGTGAAAAAGCAATGGCTTAGGAGGCACAGCGCTAGACCATCCAAACAGTGTCAACAAAGAGGGCCTTCAAGGGAGGGCTCTAATTGAGGGGATTCGGAATCTCATATAGTTTATATGTACATCTGTCTCCTGATATCCTCACACTTCTTAGTAACAACTCTTGGATATAGCAAGGTTTTGATCAACCCGGCGAAGACTACACGCCATCGTCGAATTACCATGTAGCGCGTAGAATGGAATACTTCCTACCTTCTGGATCCAGTACTTCTAGACGATAGAATCATAATGCCGTCAGCATAAAGAATGGCTACAAGGCGCACTCCAGAGTCACAGTTCGCCTTCTCCCAAAATGGATTAGGTGGTCACTTCCAACTTTGTGTTATATCAGTTCTACGTAGACAGCCCCTCTCctgcctcctccgcctgtCACCTCCCTTTTATTTGCCCTTCGCGCTACTATATTCAACCAAGAGCTTTACCTCATCTACTCTTGACATGATCACTTCTTCTATCTACAAGTCAGTGCAATGACCGAAAATACCTTTTTCAACGACTGGACAAACCGAAAGATTGACTTCGGTCGTGGGCCTAGCTCGATGTGGACCCTGGATAGGCTTTACGGCGAGAAGAACAGCCAGGTCGATGATGAACGGTATTACGAGTACCAGTGTATCGGCAGCGCCTATGGCACTTTCTTGTGTCAGAACGTGATGGACAGTACTTCTCGCGGTGTGATGAAAATCTTTATGCAGTATATTTATAACCCAGGCCAAAGAAGCTTCACATAGCTTACAGATCCCTAGAGTCCCTTATGATGGATCTCAGCGCGCACCGGCCGAACACAGGAAGTCTCAAGCCCAATCTATTCCTGTGGAcgattttgatattgatagTCAATTAAATGTACTGAGTACCCTAACAATAAAGCAATACAAGTCCAGCCAAAAAACTCTCGGTATAAAGTTTGAGACTTAGCTAGCGACAGATCCAGTACCTGGAggatatatctatttcatCCTTACGAATTATCTACCTGGAATAAAGTTGAGTAAGGTTACCTTCTGGAGTTTAGAAGCCTCAGTGCGTGAGCAGATACGGCAAACCTTCAAACTAGCCTAGAAGTAAGTTTCTATCCCATTTTATTAGGATATAAGCTCTgattccttttctattctctaGAGATTGTGTCAACTCAGGGATTGTACGGGGGCTCCATGAAACAGAGCACGTCTTATGGGACGCAGCAACATACAAGAGGTACGTAATAACTCCTGTCCACAACAAAAATAAGCCACTCCTTCGGCATAGCTATTGACAAGCTCTAACCTTTCAATAGTTATATCACCAGCTTTAGAATGAGTGGGCCTGCAGGGGAAAGTGACGAGTGGCGGGATGATGAGTTGATTGTTTGGAGCATGGCACAGACTCAAAATAATCGTATCTGGTTTGAGGACCCAAATAAACACCCGGACATGAGCACCTGGACTCTTTGATTCTCTGGGAAGGCCCGTTTTTGTTCTTACTTAGGGATAGGTTTCGAATTGATCCGTTAGTATTGGGATTTAATAAACACAAAGGAGTCAATCCAGTCATACTGATACAGAACTGAGCCACCAGCGTCTTTCAGCAACTGCGGGCCGTCGCTTATGTGTTATCACGCAGGTACAATGAGAACACGTCTCGATACCCTGAGCCCTATACGCTCACTCTCTGAGATTGGGAGCATAGTCAGTGCTTCAGGTCGCACTGGATAGCCTGGTTAGGTTATAGTTCGTGGTGTATGGCCTTTCTGATAACATGAATACGCACCTTCTGCAGGTTCACTGGTATGGTATGGCTTGCACGCCTTGAAGGGCTGCGGCCGATGTCCGTGACGGTCACACGGGTGCATATAGAGGAATGAGTGGAGCTTTGTTGTAATATGGCAGCCGATAGATATTTTGAGTCTTGGACCTGTAAATCACGACCTGGTTTCAGAGTGGCGCAATTAGGCAAAATAATGGACTAACCCATTGCAAATATATTGTACAGGTTTCATGTATGCGTTGTTCGCTACGGCAAATaagcttctccagctgctgCCTAGCCACCATTAAACCAGTCAGCCCCAAGTCTTGACTGACGTAAGAAGACTTGATACCGTCTTGGATTGAATTTTGTGTCAGATTGGAATTGCTGGCGTTATCAAGCTTATCTGATGGAACCTTTCCTGGCCCACGTACCCCGCATCCGAGACTCTAAGAGGAGATCATGCACGTTCGCGATAAGGGACTGCCGATCAGCATTGACCATTAGTTTTCACGAGAGATACCGGACTCGGAGATACTACCAGTACCGACAGACATATATTCACGAGCTATCCCCAGCTGCTTCGGTGTATACCACAAAAAGAACACAAATAACTGCCACAAGCCTCCGAGGTATTTTCTGTACCTGTTCCAATCCAGTGGCTTTTATTGCATCAAGGACATAACAGGAATGGATATCAGAGAACCACCAGTCATCGACTTCGCACGTTAGTTTCCCAGCTAGTTCTAGTAGTTATGAACTCACCAGGATCACAGCATTTTATGGCCCAGAAGGTGCCGCAAAGGAACGATTAATAAATGAGTTGCGCCAAGCCTGCAAGCAGTTTGGCTTCTTCCAACTCATCAATCATACTATTCCAGCGAGTCTGCAAGAATCTGTCCTTCAGCAGAGCAAAGAATTCTTTGAGCTTCCAAtatcaacaaaagaaaaatataaaaaaggTCAGTACTCCACATGAACATAAGAAGTCATCCTTGGAGTCATCCGCGAATGATATACTGAATCCTACATAAAATCACGTAGGTCTTAATGGCGACAATCGCGGTTACGAGGGCTTTAGGGCGCAAAACTTCGAGAAGCGAGGCAAAGGTGACCTGAAGGAAGGTTTCTACTTAGGCAAAGACCTTCCACTTGACGATCCACAGGTTGTTACGAGGAAGTTTGATAAGGGGCCCAACAAGTACCCTTTGGAAGTTAGCGAGCCAGCTAAATTCCGAGCTGTTATGGACGAGTATCATGAGGCAATGACATCGCT includes the following:
- a CDS encoding uncharacterized protein (predicted protein); amino-acid sequence: MITSSIYNAMTENTFFNDWTNRKIDFGRGPSSMWTLDRLYGEKNSQVDDERYYEYQCIGSAYGTFLCQNVMDSTSRGVMKIFMQDCVNSGIVRGLHETEHVLWDAATYKSYITSFRMSGPAGESDEWRDDELIVWSMAQTQNNRIWFEDPNKHPDMSTWTL
- a CDS encoding uncharacterized protein (predicted transporter (major facilitator superfamily)); the protein is MKDQDIVGEALAAVLPQHDKPWFRVPHLLKLNLILLVPLLSSAVAGYDGSLMNGLQSIPEWKRYFGNPTGSILGVVNAAQSIGSVVSLPVVGWLSDRLGRRLTLLLGSLTIVASSAIQAASVKYGMFVFSRVLVGVGSMLVVQPAPMLITELAYPTHRGKYTSAFWTMDYLGAILASWTCYGTQRNMTDDWTWRIPSIIQAGFPIVQILFWWCVPESPRWLIANDRREEAEQLLARFHTDGDVNHPLVQFEMSEIIHTLSMEARASQVPWSTLVKTPGNRKRTFIAICVGAFAQWNGVAVVSYYLTLVLDTVGITDSDTQTLINGLLQVFNFIAAGSAALLVDRLGRRTLFLWSAAGMLVSFVIWTACSAVFDTSQAAPLGNTVIAFVFIFYFHYDIAYTPLLLGYPTEIFPYSIRSKGVTTTLLSVYSSLVILAFVNPIALENIGWHYYIFFCCFDLLVLAVTFFMFPETKGHSLEEIAQIFDGPSAGTGGLEVGKKDYDETITREHAEYAG